A region of Salvelinus alpinus chromosome 6, SLU_Salpinus.1, whole genome shotgun sequence DNA encodes the following proteins:
- the LOC139579424 gene encoding N-acetylaspartate synthetase-like isoform X2, which translates to MGDIEGHYMKTPDSCLWVAVLEGSVVGVVAACALRGEAGTVELHRMSVDRHCRQRGVGVALGRKVLQFAADRGYLSVVLGTTAYSPVAHQLYQTLGFRCVGVTKGYATPGVSRSVPEQLFYRVSHHHYLMDMTVHKTNTHSQH; encoded by the exons ATGGGCGACATCGAGGGACATTACATGAAAACTCCAG ACTCCTGTCTGTGGGTTGCAGTGCTGGAGGGTAGTGTGGTGGGTGTAGTGGCAGCCTGTGCCCTGCGGGGGGAAGCTGGCACTGTGGAGCTGCATCGCATGTCGGTGGACCGGCACTGTCGGCAACGTGGGGTTGGTGTTGCCCTCGGGCGGAAAGTTCTACAATTTGCAGCGGACCGTGGTTATCTCTCTGTCGTCTTGGGAACCACGGCCTACTCGCCGGTTGCTCACCAGCTTTACCAGACTCTGGGGTTCCGATGCGTCGGCGTCACCAAGGGATACGCCACGCCTGGCGTGAGCCGGTCGGTACCGGAACAGCTCTTCTACCGGGTCAGTCATCACCACTACCTGATGGACATGACCGTTCACAAGACTAACACGCACAGCCAGCACTGA